Proteins encoded within one genomic window of Hyalangium minutum:
- a CDS encoding RCC1 domain-containing protein, with protein MTRSTWFALETLWKLMMGLSLLLGWSARAEALLEPEQLAQGTRLERQQRAARQRLAASTQHGLVVSEDGEVWAWGTGPAQRLGTWPEQQLGNGLPARIPGLTGAVSVAADSSGGHSLALLQNGGVVSWGSNSYGELGDGTTSNRDGRVAVTGLANAVSVSAGNMHSMAVLRDGSVWTWGGNYYGQIGDGSRGYDSRRPKPWQVDGLTQFVAVAAGNLHSLALRADGTVWAWGHNFFGQLGDGTQQQQLRPVPVVGLTNVVAIATHHATSYAVRADGSVWAWGNNQSGELGGGSEDSFRATPGPVPGLTQVVSVAAGYQHALALRRDGSVWAWGDNSFGQLGNGEQGGTGLPQPVRGLNAVALAAATYHSLALRKDGSVFAWGHNTEGAMGTGTHARPSPAPVELKDVRTLSSSFFHTLALRADGSVWTWGSEQGWGGSIQPKPARVRELSRAVGIAAGTWHSLVLGQDGRVWAWGDNSRGQLGDGTLGGRRDTPARVPGLENVVAVAAGEFHSLALKRDGTVWAWGANHYSQLGDLTLDDQPQPAKVQRLDGVASIHAHMDLSVAVRNDGTVWQWGSDMGTWFWTDMLPHPAAPVEGFSDVIKVSVFFSGITALSTDGTVWQWYLGPPDWVFPPMALEGLTDAVDVVASSNTTQILRADGSVWNIGGNTYGERGFPSTDLYSLEVKQVPGLRNVVSLSSESATVYALRANGTLMAWGSNRYGTLGDGTSPMHLRPERVLLPRRY; from the coding sequence ATGACACGCTCGACGTGGTTCGCGCTGGAGACGTTGTGGAAGCTGATGATGGGGCTCAGCCTCCTCCTGGGCTGGAGCGCCCGGGCCGAGGCGCTGCTGGAGCCGGAGCAGCTGGCGCAGGGCACACGGCTGGAGCGGCAGCAACGGGCCGCGCGGCAGCGGCTCGCCGCGTCCACTCAGCACGGCCTGGTGGTGAGCGAGGACGGTGAAGTCTGGGCCTGGGGCACGGGCCCGGCGCAGCGGCTGGGCACGTGGCCGGAGCAACAGCTCGGCAACGGACTGCCGGCGCGGATCCCCGGCCTGACGGGGGCCGTCTCCGTCGCCGCGGACTCCTCGGGCGGCCACTCGCTGGCCCTGCTGCAGAACGGCGGAGTGGTGTCCTGGGGGAGCAACTCCTATGGCGAGCTTGGAGACGGCACGACGAGCAACCGGGACGGGCGCGTCGCGGTGACGGGGCTGGCGAACGCGGTGAGTGTCTCCGCGGGCAACATGCACTCCATGGCCGTGTTGCGGGACGGCTCCGTCTGGACGTGGGGTGGCAACTACTACGGCCAGATTGGGGATGGGAGCCGGGGCTATGACAGCCGGCGCCCCAAGCCCTGGCAGGTAGACGGGCTGACCCAGTTCGTGGCCGTGGCGGCCGGCAACCTGCACTCGCTGGCGCTGCGCGCCGACGGCACCGTGTGGGCCTGGGGCCATAACTTCTTTGGCCAGCTGGGGGATGGGACGCAGCAGCAGCAGCTCCGGCCCGTGCCGGTGGTGGGGCTGACGAACGTGGTAGCCATCGCGACGCACCACGCCACCTCGTACGCCGTGCGCGCGGACGGCTCCGTGTGGGCCTGGGGCAACAACCAGTCCGGAGAGCTCGGGGGCGGCTCGGAGGACTCCTTCCGGGCCACGCCCGGGCCGGTGCCGGGGCTAACGCAGGTGGTATCCGTGGCGGCGGGCTACCAGCATGCGCTGGCGCTGCGTCGGGATGGCAGCGTGTGGGCCTGGGGTGACAACTCCTTCGGCCAGCTGGGCAACGGGGAGCAGGGCGGCACGGGCCTGCCCCAGCCGGTGCGCGGGCTGAACGCGGTGGCGCTGGCCGCAGCCACCTACCACTCGCTGGCGCTGCGCAAGGATGGCTCCGTGTTCGCCTGGGGGCACAACACCGAGGGCGCCATGGGCACGGGCACCCACGCCCGGCCCTCGCCCGCGCCGGTGGAGCTGAAGGACGTGCGCACCCTCTCCTCCTCCTTCTTCCACACGCTGGCGCTCCGGGCAGATGGCTCGGTGTGGACGTGGGGCAGCGAGCAGGGCTGGGGCGGCAGCATTCAGCCCAAGCCCGCCCGGGTGCGCGAGCTGTCGCGGGCCGTGGGCATCGCGGCGGGCACCTGGCACTCGCTGGTGCTGGGCCAGGACGGCCGCGTGTGGGCCTGGGGTGACAACTCCCGCGGCCAGCTCGGGGACGGCACGCTGGGCGGACGCCGGGACACCCCCGCGCGGGTGCCGGGCCTGGAGAACGTGGTGGCCGTGGCCGCGGGCGAGTTCCACTCGTTGGCGCTCAAGCGCGACGGCACCGTGTGGGCCTGGGGCGCCAACCACTACAGCCAGCTCGGAGACCTGACGCTGGACGACCAGCCGCAGCCCGCGAAGGTGCAGCGGCTGGACGGCGTGGCGTCCATCCACGCCCACATGGACCTCTCGGTGGCGGTGAGGAACGACGGCACCGTGTGGCAGTGGGGCAGTGACATGGGCACCTGGTTCTGGACCGACATGCTGCCGCACCCGGCCGCGCCGGTGGAGGGGTTCTCCGATGTGATCAAGGTGAGCGTGTTCTTCTCCGGCATCACCGCGCTGAGCACGGACGGCACCGTGTGGCAGTGGTACCTGGGCCCTCCGGACTGGGTGTTCCCCCCGATGGCCCTCGAAGGCCTCACGGACGCGGTGGATGTGGTGGCCAGCTCCAACACGACGCAGATCCTCCGCGCGGATGGCTCCGTGTGGAACATCGGCGGGAATACCTACGGTGAGCGCGGGTTCCCCTCCACGGACCTCTACTCCCTCGAGGTGAAACAGGTGCCGGGGCTGAGGAACGTGGTGTCGCTGTCCTCTGAGTCGGCCACCGTGTACGCGCTGCGCGCGAACGGCACGCTGATGGCCTGGGGGAGCAACCGTTACGGCACCCTGGGTGACGGCACGTCGCCCATGCACCTCCGGCCCGAGCGCGTCCTACTGCCGCGCAGGTACTAG
- a CDS encoding phosphomannomutase/phosphoglucomutase has translation MNTHIFREYDIRGLVDKDLTVEVVELLGKGLGTIIRRQHGRSIVVGRDCRESSTRFRDALAQGLTSTGLNVLDVGVVPTPLTYFAANTLPVDGLAMITGSHNPPEYNGFKIGAGKTTFHSHEIQALRKLIEARDFEKSDKPGTVTPFDIITPYNHFVLQTVKVGRTGMRIVIDAGNGTGGAVAVPLFRAMGFDVVPLFCEMDATFPNHHPDPTVVENLEDLIEAVKREKAEVGIAYDGDSDRIGVIDDQGNILWGDQLMVLFSRYVLKESPGAAIVGEVKCSYTLYDDIAKHGGKPVMWKAGHSLIKAKMKETHAELAGEMSGHIFFKNRYFGFDDAVYSSARLLEILTHEPKKLSELLSDVPKTYASPELRVDTKEEKKFELVRRCTETLRAAGHQIIDVDGVRVTFPDGWGLIRASNTQPILVLRFEANTPERLKEIQHLIEGTVEQMKREVGG, from the coding sequence GTGAATACCCACATCTTCCGCGAGTACGACATTCGGGGCCTGGTCGATAAGGATCTCACCGTCGAGGTGGTGGAGCTGCTCGGCAAGGGCCTGGGCACCATCATCCGCCGCCAGCACGGGCGCTCCATTGTCGTCGGCCGCGACTGCCGCGAGTCGTCCACCCGCTTCCGCGATGCGCTCGCTCAGGGCCTCACCTCCACCGGCCTCAACGTGCTGGATGTGGGCGTGGTGCCTACTCCGCTGACGTACTTCGCGGCGAACACGCTGCCGGTGGACGGGCTGGCGATGATTACGGGCAGCCACAACCCGCCGGAGTACAACGGGTTCAAGATTGGGGCGGGGAAGACGACCTTCCACAGCCACGAGATTCAGGCGCTGCGGAAGCTCATCGAGGCGCGCGACTTCGAGAAGAGCGACAAGCCGGGCACCGTCACCCCGTTCGACATCATCACCCCGTACAACCACTTCGTGTTGCAGACGGTCAAAGTGGGGCGCACGGGGATGCGCATCGTCATTGATGCGGGCAACGGCACGGGCGGCGCGGTGGCGGTGCCGCTGTTCCGGGCCATGGGCTTCGACGTGGTGCCGCTGTTCTGCGAGATGGACGCCACGTTCCCCAACCACCACCCGGACCCCACGGTGGTGGAGAACCTCGAGGACCTCATCGAGGCGGTGAAGCGCGAGAAGGCCGAGGTGGGCATCGCCTACGACGGCGACAGCGACCGCATCGGCGTCATCGACGACCAGGGGAACATCCTCTGGGGCGACCAGCTGATGGTCCTCTTCAGCCGGTACGTGCTGAAGGAGAGCCCGGGGGCGGCCATCGTCGGCGAGGTGAAGTGCAGCTACACCTTATATGACGACATCGCCAAGCACGGCGGCAAGCCGGTGATGTGGAAGGCGGGGCACTCGCTCATCAAGGCGAAGATGAAGGAGACGCACGCGGAGCTGGCCGGGGAGATGAGCGGCCACATCTTCTTCAAGAACCGCTACTTCGGCTTTGATGACGCGGTGTACTCGTCCGCGCGCCTGCTGGAGATCCTCACGCACGAGCCCAAGAAGCTCAGCGAGCTGCTGTCGGACGTGCCGAAGACGTACGCCTCGCCCGAGCTGCGCGTGGACACCAAGGAGGAGAAGAAGTTCGAGCTCGTGCGCCGCTGCACGGAGACGCTGCGGGCCGCGGGCCACCAGATCATCGACGTGGACGGCGTGCGCGTGACGTTCCCGGACGGGTGGGGCCTCATCCGCGCGTCCAACACCCAGCCCATCCTGGTGCTGCGCTTCGAGGCCAACACCCCCGAGCGCCTCAAGGAGATCCAGCACCTCATCGAGGGCACGGTCGAGCAGATGAAGCGTGAGGTGGGAGGCTAG
- a CDS encoding NADPH-dependent FMN reductase translates to MSAPRIIAISGSLRTGSFNRKLLALLVEQARAKGAEVDVVDLKVLVLPIYDGDIEAQGLPPPAVELRERISKAQGLLISSPEYNASIPGSLKNAIDWASRGGPNVFKGKWAALAGASPGMFGTVRMQAHLRQSLTHLGMNLLPDQFLVSHADQAFTEEGRLKDESRLKSLEGLVTGLIARIQG, encoded by the coding sequence ATGAGCGCGCCCCGGATCATCGCCATCTCCGGTAGCCTCCGCACCGGCTCCTTCAACCGCAAGCTGCTGGCGCTGCTGGTGGAGCAGGCCCGCGCGAAGGGCGCCGAGGTGGATGTGGTGGACCTCAAGGTGCTGGTGCTGCCCATCTATGACGGAGACATCGAGGCCCAGGGCTTGCCGCCCCCTGCGGTGGAGCTGCGCGAGCGCATCTCCAAGGCCCAGGGGCTGCTCATCTCCAGCCCGGAGTACAACGCCTCCATCCCTGGGAGCCTGAAGAACGCCATCGACTGGGCGTCGCGTGGCGGGCCCAACGTGTTCAAGGGCAAGTGGGCGGCGCTTGCGGGGGCCTCGCCTGGCATGTTCGGGACGGTGCGGATGCAGGCCCACCTGCGCCAGTCGCTGACGCACTTGGGCATGAACCTGCTGCCGGACCAGTTCCTCGTCTCCCACGCCGACCAGGCCTTCACCGAGGAAGGCCGGCTCAAGGACGAGTCCCGGCTCAAGAGCCTCGAGGGGCTCGTCACCGGATTGATTGCCCGCATCCAGGGCTGA
- a CDS encoding ROK family protein, with amino-acid sequence MPTLGIDLGGTNARAAVVDEKGNILTSSKLSLTERSPAAVVEVIAQAAAGALAAAGGLEVRGCGVGAAGQIHRDSGIIAVAPNLGWRNVPLGAMLTERLGRPARIVNDLAAAAYGELHAGAGRGATDVYTVFVGSGVGSCIIANGQLVRGGGGVAGELGHTKVIPGGRRCGCGELGCLEAYAGGHNLIAQARELMVAGRSTVLSDLTGGEPSHLTPLTLEKAAEAGDPGAREIHERAGQMLGIAIANMVTVLNPARLILGGGVLMNCPGIRRYVVEAVQTLSSNSSREGLLIAEAELGDDSGLIGAAMLAA; translated from the coding sequence ATGCCGACGCTGGGAATCGATCTGGGAGGGACCAACGCTCGCGCCGCCGTGGTGGACGAGAAGGGGAACATCCTCACCTCGTCGAAGCTGTCCCTCACCGAGCGCAGCCCTGCAGCCGTGGTGGAGGTCATCGCTCAGGCCGCCGCCGGGGCCCTGGCCGCCGCGGGAGGGTTAGAGGTGCGAGGCTGTGGAGTGGGGGCTGCCGGGCAGATCCACCGGGACTCGGGGATCATCGCCGTGGCGCCCAACCTGGGCTGGCGCAACGTACCGCTGGGGGCCATGTTGACGGAGCGGCTCGGGCGGCCGGCGCGCATCGTGAATGACTTGGCGGCCGCCGCGTATGGCGAGCTGCACGCGGGCGCGGGCCGGGGCGCCACGGATGTGTACACGGTCTTCGTGGGCTCGGGCGTGGGCAGCTGCATCATCGCCAACGGCCAGCTGGTGCGCGGCGGTGGCGGCGTGGCTGGCGAGCTGGGCCATACCAAGGTGATTCCCGGGGGCCGGCGGTGCGGCTGTGGCGAGCTGGGGTGCCTGGAGGCCTACGCGGGCGGGCACAACCTCATCGCCCAGGCGCGCGAGCTGATGGTGGCCGGGCGCTCCACGGTGCTGTCGGACCTGACGGGGGGCGAGCCCTCGCACCTCACGCCGTTGACCCTCGAGAAGGCGGCGGAGGCGGGGGATCCGGGCGCTCGGGAGATCCACGAGCGGGCCGGGCAGATGCTGGGCATCGCCATTGCCAACATGGTGACGGTGCTGAACCCGGCGCGGCTGATTCTGGGCGGCGGGGTGCTGATGAACTGCCCGGGCATCCGCCGCTACGTGGTGGAGGCGGTGCAGACGCTGTCCTCCAACAGCTCCCGCGAGGGGCTGCTCATCGCCGAGGCGGAGTTGGGCGACGACAGTGGTCTCATTGGAGCGGCGATGCTGGCAGCCTGA
- a CDS encoding TIGR02269 family lipoprotein, which produces MAIALAACATTPRGSERLGCEESAELVSYEEACSHENSLVALCAGEQCGLYRCWQVQEQGDETRVVLARHPVGALPNPQRGAQRNWGSAQELPRDARPVFIIPWQHKPPLLPSQQQMLEEAAKERAKPHEQHHIFPRMFKEWFTQQGIDIDKYVLLLELEKHRSIHRGANGGPWNAAWARFIQENLAGAPKEKIHRYAGQLIYEFELFGPVIPYSRQPPPLPPGY; this is translated from the coding sequence GTGGCTATAGCGCTAGCAGCCTGTGCGACGACACCCCGGGGAAGTGAGAGGCTGGGCTGCGAGGAGTCGGCTGAGCTCGTTTCTTACGAGGAAGCATGCTCGCACGAGAACAGCCTGGTGGCGCTGTGCGCAGGTGAGCAATGCGGGCTGTACCGATGCTGGCAGGTGCAGGAGCAGGGGGACGAAACGCGCGTGGTGCTTGCGCGGCACCCGGTGGGGGCATTGCCCAATCCTCAGCGGGGCGCGCAGAGGAACTGGGGGAGCGCACAAGAGTTGCCGCGGGATGCGCGGCCGGTGTTCATCATCCCGTGGCAGCACAAGCCGCCGCTGTTGCCCAGTCAGCAGCAGATGCTGGAGGAGGCAGCCAAGGAGCGGGCCAAGCCGCATGAGCAGCACCACATCTTCCCGCGAATGTTCAAGGAGTGGTTTACCCAGCAAGGCATCGACATCGACAAGTATGTGCTCCTGCTGGAGTTGGAGAAGCACAGGAGCATCCATCGCGGAGCCAACGGAGGCCCGTGGAATGCCGCATGGGCTCGTTTCATCCAAGAAAACCTGGCGGGGGCCCCGAAAGAGAAGATCCACAGATACGCCGGACAACTCATCTACGAGTTCGAGCTGTTCGGCCCTGTCATTCCGTATTCGAGACAGCCGCCCCCGCTGCCTCCAGGGTACTAG